A genome region from Campylobacter concisus includes the following:
- a CDS encoding NINE protein has product MGNNIYVAYALWLLTGWLGAHRIYLGKFITGFLMMGLFFIGCSLQIILIGYLFLAIWGIWWIIDAFLVGAYVDKNLQKIELKERLKLKDKEEDLKRLYELFENGAISKAEFEARKEILFR; this is encoded by the coding sequence GTGGGAAATAATATCTACGTCGCATACGCGCTTTGGCTACTTACTGGCTGGCTTGGAGCGCATAGAATTTACCTTGGTAAATTTATCACTGGCTTTTTAATGATGGGACTATTTTTTATCGGTTGCTCTTTGCAAATCATCCTCATTGGCTACTTATTTTTGGCTATTTGGGGTATTTGGTGGATCATCGATGCATTTTTAGTTGGCGCTTATGTTGATAAAAATTTACAAAAGATCGAGCTAAAAGAGAGACTAAAACTAAAAGATAAAGAAGAGGACTTAAAAAGACTTTACGAACTTTTTGAGAATGGTGCGATCAGCAAGGCTGAATTTGAAGCTAGAAAAGAGATACTTTTTAGATAA
- a CDS encoding cytochrome-c peroxidase gives MKGVILCLFIITISFCKYESYKPLTVVKYNEEKALLGKKLFFDKRLSPNENYSCQTCHNLYWNLSGSNQDSMEKGTLNPPTILNAAANYLFYSDAKISNLKDQVKESITSRIELNSDNDKIVDSVNNISEYKILFKKIYNDGINFDNIADAIAEFEKAVLSVDSPFDRFISGDSNAIDDSAKKGFEIFNNIGCAACHNGRNLGGNLTQDIGRERISALDTNKRLRRVPSLRNVTKTAPYLSHGEINDLKEAISFIGNYQLGYELSKDEIDALYSFFLTLNGKKPRILNEY, from the coding sequence ATGAAGGGCGTTATACTTTGTCTATTTATCATCACGATTTCATTTTGCAAATATGAATCCTACAAACCTCTCACGGTAGTAAAATATAATGAAGAAAAGGCTCTGCTTGGCAAAAAACTCTTTTTTGACAAAAGACTAAGCCCAAATGAAAACTACTCTTGCCAAACTTGTCACAACTTGTACTGGAATTTAAGCGGAAGCAACCAAGATAGCATGGAAAAAGGCACTTTAAATCCTCCAACCATATTAAATGCTGCAGCAAACTATCTATTTTATAGCGATGCAAAGATTAGCAATTTAAAAGATCAAGTAAAAGAGTCCATAACCTCTAGAATAGAACTAAACTCAGATAACGACAAGATAGTGGATTCTGTAAATAATATCTCTGAGTACAAAATTTTATTTAAAAAAATTTATAATGACGGCATTAATTTTGATAATATTGCAGATGCAATAGCTGAGTTTGAAAAGGCTGTCTTGAGTGTTGATTCGCCATTTGATCGTTTTATATCAGGTGATAGCAATGCCATAGATGATAGTGCAAAGAAAGGATTTGAGATATTTAATAATATAGGCTGTGCCGCTTGTCACAATGGTAGAAATTTGGGAGGAAATTTGACACAAGATATTGGCCGAGAAAGAATTTCTGCCTTAGATACAAACAAAAGATTAAGAAGAGTGCCATCACTAAGAAATGTTACAAAAACTGCCCCATATTTATCCCATGGAGAGATAAATGATCTAAAAGAGGCTATAAGCTTTATTGGTAACTACCAGCTAGGATATGAGCTTAGCAAAGATGAAATTGATGCTTTATACTCATTTTTTTTGACACTAAATGGTAAAAAGCCTAGGATATTAAATGAGTACTAA
- a CDS encoding type II secretion system protein, with amino-acid sequence MKKGFTMIELIFVIVILGILAAVAIPKLAATRDDAEISKTASNIQTLISDLGSYYTSQGEFASGSDAVKKMSNVKNPVNAKNDKCLEVGTGNNTNGEIGITIKTDGLCEQVWKLPGLADVKALIESSDNKTANTLKFGGMGIKYK; translated from the coding sequence ATGAAAAAAGGCTTTACGATGATTGAGTTGATCTTCGTGATCGTTATATTGGGTATATTAGCTGCGGTTGCTATACCAAAATTAGCTGCAACAAGGGATGATGCAGAGATATCAAAAACTGCTTCAAACATACAAACACTTATTTCGGACTTGGGTTCTTACTATACTTCACAAGGCGAATTTGCTTCTGGTTCAGATGCTGTTAAGAAGATGTCAAATGTTAAAAATCCAGTAAATGCAAAAAATGATAAGTGCCTAGAAGTAGGTACAGGAAACAATACTAATGGTGAGATAGGAATAACTATAAAAACAGATGGTCTTTGCGAGCAAGTTTGGAAATTACCTGGCTTAGCAGACGTTAAAGCTCTAATCGAAAGTAGCGATAATAAGACAGCTAATACGCTTAAATTTGGTGGCATGGGCATAAAATATAAATAA
- the prfA gene encoding peptide chain release factor 1 has protein sequence MFADKLHPFLDRYNEISTLLSDPNIANDIEKMTKLSKEQSSIEPVASAATKYLQILNDIDENKDLLDDSELGELAKEELKNLEISREKLEEEIKILLLPKDPNDDKNIFLEIRAGTGGDEAALFVGDLFNAYIRYAELRGYKFEIVSQSEGNTGGFKEIIVLIKGKGAYSRLKFEGGTHRVQRVPETESQGRVHTSAVTVAIMPEVEDSEIEINPNDIRVDVMRSSGHGGQSVNTTDSAVRITHIPTGLVVTNQDGKSQHKNKEAAMKVLKARLYELQEQERLAKETSERKSQVGTGDRSGRIRTYNYPQNRISDHRINLTLYRLDAIMAAGLFDEIIEPLITHYQAEAMLEAGI, from the coding sequence ATGTTTGCTGATAAACTTCATCCATTTTTGGATCGCTATAATGAAATTTCTACGCTTCTTAGCGATCCAAATATAGCAAACGATATCGAAAAGATGACAAAGCTCTCAAAAGAGCAATCATCTATCGAGCCGGTTGCGTCTGCTGCAACAAAATATCTACAAATTTTAAATGACATTGATGAGAATAAAGATTTACTAGATGACTCTGAGCTCGGAGAGCTAGCAAAAGAGGAACTTAAAAATTTGGAGATTTCAAGAGAAAAGCTTGAAGAAGAGATTAAAATTTTACTTCTTCCAAAAGATCCAAACGATGATAAAAATATATTTTTAGAAATTCGTGCAGGTACTGGTGGAGATGAGGCCGCGCTATTTGTTGGAGATCTTTTTAATGCTTACATCAGATATGCAGAGCTTCGTGGATATAAATTTGAGATCGTTAGCCAAAGCGAAGGCAATACTGGCGGCTTTAAAGAGATCATTGTGCTTATAAAAGGCAAAGGTGCTTACTCAAGACTAAAATTTGAAGGCGGCACGCATAGGGTTCAGCGTGTGCCAGAGACTGAGAGTCAGGGTAGGGTGCATACTTCAGCTGTGACTGTGGCTATTATGCCAGAGGTTGAAGATAGCGAGATTGAGATCAATCCAAATGATATAAGGGTTGATGTGATGAGAAGCTCAGGCCATGGCGGTCAGTCAGTAAATACAACCGATAGTGCCGTTAGGATCACACATATACCAACAGGCCTTGTTGTCACAAACCAAGATGGCAAGAGTCAGCACAAAAATAAAGAAGCTGCGATGAAGGTGCTAAAGGCTAGACTTTATGAGCTTCAAGAGCAAGAGAGACTTGCAAAAGAGACTAGTGAGCGAAAGAGCCAAGTTGGTACCGGAGATCGTTCTGGCAGGATAAGGACATACAACTATCCGCAAAACCGCATAAGTGATCACCGTATAAATTTAACACTTTACCGCCTTGATGCGATTATGGCTGCGGGATTATTTGATGAGATCATTGAGCCACTTATTACGCATTATCAAGCAGAAGCTATGCTAGAAGCTGGCATTTAA
- a CDS encoding bifunctional diguanylate cyclase/phosphodiesterase: MSTKRTKTILSLLAAIFFISSFFIYKANIAIDTAHKFDDGILNLKFIDNEITFSLNNIYDISNYDKLNADINSFDTNLSNLSMLSDKMMLFHQNEITKDLQNIKDTFSKKVFFLQRSAYVNSSIDSYIQISQYEIQNLALPNKLKPIFYAIKGALMLSPEVIDEISKQIKIYKNEYKDNQKAQSVLDKILYVTQATKTLHTISNSAKELHLDNLIENFRNKILEFHSDAVDNTKMAQTICLLTFIIFCTFGLFQIKIASGRLRQIKLLSSTIENDHSSIVYCDKDNRISYVNKTFEEKTGYKLKDVIGKNPRILKSYMHPQSFYESIKEAVQKSLPWESDELISRTKSGDFLYEKVKFSPFFFKNKFEGYIAVKLDRTKETLILNELTQKNEQIKIQSSIDKLTGFGNYFALTEILDAQKDGVLICLSIKNFKILRFFYQTKIIDAMLKAVADTLKLCIDTSEIKAKLFRFQDDAFYIWYEGDNIVRDIEYIREYFGSNRINVAIDEKFENLPGIKIVFGVSLPNDTPQTNRLMQSVLANQLAIENGSNIYYYLENDAIEMKYHKNQLAVQLIEDALENDRVIVEAQGIFNLEENETEAKYYEVLVRIIDQNGKIHYPGEFLDIAMKTQLYPQITKKVISLAFDLAKRYPDYMFSINLSITDIADASMRELIESKLNECKDPNKICFEMLESEELSDYVAVNSFIKRVKGYGCKISIDDFGSGYSNYYRILELDIDTIKIDGSIIKKLPFDENARVLVETIVSFAKKQGYKIVAEFASSEEILNQIKNFGIPYAQGFLLGKPRRME, translated from the coding sequence ATGAGTACTAAACGAACAAAAACCATACTTAGTCTTTTAGCGGCTATATTTTTTATTAGCTCATTTTTTATATATAAAGCAAATATAGCCATTGATACGGCTCATAAATTTGATGACGGGATTTTAAATCTAAAATTTATAGACAATGAGATAACTTTTTCTTTAAATAATATTTATGATATCTCAAACTACGACAAACTCAATGCTGACATAAATTCTTTTGATACAAATTTGAGCAACCTTTCAATGCTTAGTGATAAGATGATGTTGTTTCATCAAAATGAAATAACAAAAGATCTACAAAACATAAAAGATACATTTAGTAAAAAAGTATTTTTTTTACAAAGATCAGCTTATGTAAACTCATCTATAGATTCTTATATCCAAATAAGTCAATATGAGATACAAAATCTCGCACTTCCAAATAAGCTTAAGCCTATATTTTATGCGATAAAAGGTGCTTTGATGCTTAGTCCTGAAGTAATAGATGAAATTTCAAAGCAAATAAAAATATATAAAAACGAGTATAAAGATAACCAAAAAGCTCAAAGCGTATTAGACAAGATACTTTATGTGACTCAAGCTACAAAAACTTTACATACAATCTCAAATAGTGCAAAAGAGCTACATCTTGATAATCTAATAGAAAATTTTAGAAACAAAATCCTAGAATTTCACTCTGATGCGGTGGATAACACAAAAATGGCTCAGACAATCTGCTTACTTACATTTATAATATTTTGTACATTTGGCCTCTTTCAAATTAAAATAGCCTCAGGACGCTTAAGACAGATAAAACTCCTAAGTTCTACAATTGAAAACGATCATAGCTCTATTGTCTATTGCGACAAAGACAATAGAATTTCATATGTAAATAAAACCTTTGAAGAAAAAACTGGCTACAAACTAAAGGATGTAATCGGTAAAAATCCTAGAATACTAAAATCATATATGCATCCACAAAGCTTTTATGAGTCCATAAAAGAGGCTGTGCAAAAATCTCTACCTTGGGAGAGCGATGAGCTTATAAGTAGAACAAAAAGCGGTGATTTTTTATATGAAAAGGTAAAATTTTCACCATTTTTCTTTAAAAATAAATTTGAGGGCTACATAGCTGTAAAGCTTGATAGGACTAAAGAAACACTGATACTAAACGAGCTAACTCAAAAAAATGAACAAATAAAAATTCAATCTTCAATCGATAAGCTAACAGGCTTTGGTAACTACTTTGCTTTAACTGAAATTTTAGACGCGCAAAAAGATGGAGTGCTCATTTGCTTAAGCATTAAAAATTTTAAAATTTTAAGATTCTTTTATCAAACTAAGATTATCGATGCAATGCTAAAAGCAGTAGCTGATACACTAAAGCTTTGTATAGATACTTCTGAGATAAAAGCAAAGCTATTTAGATTTCAAGATGACGCATTTTATATATGGTATGAAGGCGATAATATCGTAAGAGATATTGAATATATAAGAGAATATTTTGGCTCAAATAGAATAAATGTCGCTATTGATGAAAAATTTGAAAATTTACCAGGCATAAAGATAGTATTTGGTGTTTCATTGCCAAATGATACCCCACAAACTAACCGCCTAATGCAATCAGTCCTTGCAAATCAGCTCGCAATAGAAAATGGTAGCAATATTTACTACTATCTAGAAAATGACGCTATCGAGATGAAATATCACAAAAACCAGCTGGCAGTTCAGCTAATCGAAGATGCGTTAGAAAACGATAGAGTCATAGTAGAAGCACAAGGCATCTTTAACTTAGAAGAAAATGAAACCGAAGCAAAATATTATGAAGTTTTGGTTCGTATAATCGATCAAAATGGCAAGATACACTATCCGGGCGAATTTTTAGATATTGCCATGAAAACGCAACTATATCCGCAAATAACCAAAAAGGTGATAAGTCTTGCGTTTGATCTAGCCAAAAGATATCCAGATTATATGTTCTCGATAAATTTATCAATTACCGATATCGCTGATGCTAGCATGAGAGAGCTTATAGAGAGCAAGTTAAACGAGTGCAAAGATCCTAATAAAATTTGCTTTGAAATGCTAGAGAGCGAAGAGCTTAGCGACTATGTTGCGGTAAATTCTTTCATAAAACGCGTCAAAGGCTATGGATGTAAAATTTCGATTGATGACTTTGGCTCAGGATACTCAAACTATTACCGAATTTTGGAGCTTGATATAGACACCATAAAGATAGATGGCTCGATAATCAAAAAGCTTCCATTTGACGAAAATGCTAGAGTTCTAGTAGAAACCATCGTAAGCTTTGCAAAAAAACAAGGCTACAAAATAGTAGCCGAGTTTGCAAGTTCAGAAGAAATTTTAAACCAAATCAAAAATTTTGGAATACCTTACGCACAAGGTTTCTTACTGGGCAAGCCTCGCAGAATGGAATAG
- a CDS encoding TOBE domain-containing protein, with product MSISTRNQLNVEITEVRTGAVNSLIAGKLAGGEVLKATITVDSEKALDLKVGKKAIFLFKASSVIVSKDDSIKLSATNQIKGTVSEIKDGAVNAEVIIDANSSKISAIITKESVGNLALKVGDDVTAIIKATQIIVGVK from the coding sequence ATGTCAATAAGTACAAGAAATCAACTAAATGTTGAGATCACAGAAGTAAGAACAGGTGCGGTAAATTCGCTAATAGCTGGCAAACTAGCAGGTGGCGAAGTGCTAAAAGCAACTATTACAGTTGATAGCGAGAAAGCTCTTGATCTAAAAGTTGGTAAAAAAGCTATATTTTTATTCAAAGCTTCAAGCGTTATCGTTTCAAAAGACGATAGCATCAAACTAAGTGCCACAAACCAAATAAAAGGTACTGTAAGCGAGATAAAAGATGGAGCTGTAAATGCAGAGGTGATTATCGATGCAAATAGTAGCAAAATTTCAGCTATCATCACAAAAGAGTCTGTTGGTAACCTGGCTTTAAAAGTAGGCGATGATGTAACTGCAATCATTAAAGCAACTCAAATTATAGTCGGTGTTAAATAA
- the lspA gene encoding signal peptidase II, which produces MRKNLVKFFIAFFIIFIVDQAIKMIFIDGFSWEGEFFSLVLTYNKGVAFSMFAFLDEWLKFIQIALILGVFVYLVVEKKLLCSHAIWLGALLGAGSSNITDRFVHGGVVDYVFWHKWFNFAVFNFADVMIDLCVVMILWQSFRKRRESGK; this is translated from the coding sequence ATGCGTAAAAACTTAGTTAAATTTTTCATAGCGTTTTTTATAATTTTTATTGTTGATCAAGCGATAAAAATGATATTTATAGATGGTTTTTCGTGGGAGGGCGAGTTTTTCTCGCTAGTTCTTACATATAATAAGGGCGTTGCATTTTCGATGTTCGCCTTTTTAGATGAGTGGCTTAAATTTATCCAGATAGCCCTTATTTTAGGCGTTTTTGTCTATCTAGTCGTTGAGAAAAAGCTGCTTTGCTCGCATGCTATTTGGCTTGGAGCTTTGCTAGGAGCTGGCAGCTCAAATATCACAGATAGATTTGTCCATGGCGGCGTCGTGGATTACGTCTTTTGGCACAAGTGGTTTAACTTTGCGGTCTTTAACTTCGCCGATGTGATGATCGATCTTTGCGTCGTGATGATACTTTGGCAAAGTTTTAGAAAAAGGAGAGAGAGTGGGAAATAA
- a CDS encoding exodeoxyribonuclease III, whose protein sequence is MKLISWNVNGLRALVTKDGFAWLTEQKPDFLALQEIKVKESDVPKEIYNLGFKDISVNSGERAGYSGVMSLANFDISTQKAAFFDDTEGRVLEHRFGDIVLFNIYFPNGQKDDERLAYKMDFYEKFIAYCKELAKNGKEVIFCGDVNTAHREIDLKNPKANAKTSGFLPIERAWIDEVLKSGFIDTFRAINGDVADAYSWWSYRFNARAKNVGWRIDYFFISQGLKDRLKDAFILPEITGSDHCPVGIDIEI, encoded by the coding sequence TTGAAACTTATTAGCTGGAATGTAAATGGCCTTAGAGCACTTGTAACAAAAGATGGTTTCGCGTGGCTTACTGAGCAAAAGCCTGATTTCTTAGCGCTTCAAGAGATTAAAGTCAAAGAAAGTGATGTGCCAAAAGAAATTTATAATCTTGGCTTTAAAGATATAAGTGTAAACTCGGGTGAGAGGGCCGGATACTCTGGTGTGATGAGCCTAGCAAATTTTGACATTTCTACGCAAAAGGCAGCCTTCTTTGATGACACGGAGGGGCGTGTTTTGGAACATAGATTTGGCGATATTGTACTTTTTAATATCTATTTTCCAAACGGCCAAAAGGATGACGAGCGACTAGCCTATAAAATGGACTTTTACGAGAAATTTATAGCTTACTGCAAAGAGCTTGCAAAAAACGGCAAAGAGGTGATATTTTGTGGTGATGTAAATACCGCTCACCGTGAAATCGACCTTAAAAATCCAAAGGCAAATGCCAAAACTTCTGGCTTTTTACCTATCGAGCGAGCATGGATCGATGAGGTGCTAAAAAGTGGCTTTATAGATACTTTTAGAGCTATAAATGGCGACGTAGCGGACGCTTACTCGTGGTGGAGCTACCGCTTTAATGCAAGGGCTAAAAATGTCGGCTGGAGAATTGATTATTTCTTTATTTCACAAGGATTAAAAGATAGGCTAAAAGACGCATTTATCTTGCCAGAGATCACAGGTAGTGATCACTGCCCAGTTGGGATAGATATAGAAATTTAG
- a CDS encoding replication/maintenance protein RepL, producing the protein MNEEIYKAIIGEKKVEIINLLVKSCDENGFIVVKISEICEKLDVSKPTVINTFKLLEEKKIFERVKNGVYRFKNL; encoded by the coding sequence ATGAATGAAGAAATTTACAAGGCAATCATTGGCGAGAAAAAGGTAGAAATTATAAATTTGCTAGTTAAAAGCTGTGATGAAAATGGCTTTATTGTAGTAAAAATTTCAGAAATTTGTGAAAAGCTAGATGTGAGCAAACCAACCGTAATAAATACCTTTAAGTTGCTTGAAGAGAAGAAAATTTTCGAGCGAGTGAAAAATGGGGTTTATAGATTTAAAAATTTATAG
- the rpsT gene encoding 30S ribosomal protein S20, with product MANHKSAEKRARQTIKRTERNRFYRTRLKNITKAVRVAVEAKDLNAANEALKVANKSIHSFVSRGFLKKQTAARRVSRLAQLVNTLKAA from the coding sequence ATGGCAAACCATAAATCTGCTGAAAAAAGAGCTAGACAAACTATAAAAAGAACAGAAAGAAATAGATTTTACCGCACAAGACTTAAAAATATCACAAAAGCAGTGCGTGTAGCTGTAGAAGCTAAAGATCTAAATGCTGCAAATGAAGCTTTAAAAGTTGCTAACAAAAGTATCCACAGCTTCGTAAGTAGGGGCTTTTTGAAGAAACAAACTGCTGCTCGCCGTGTTAGTCGCCTTGCACAATTAGTAAATACTCTAAAAGCTGCTTAA
- a CDS encoding diacylglycerol kinase codes for MEICIFLLAALSLFFWNFDLVFNLFLIFSMAFVLVCECLNSGLERVTDLASPDYHALAKTAKDAGSAAVMIANFLCGTLWCAAIGYKIWS; via the coding sequence ATAGAAATTTGCATATTTTTATTAGCAGCACTATCGCTATTTTTTTGGAATTTTGACCTTGTTTTTAATCTATTTTTGATTTTTAGCATGGCATTTGTGCTAGTTTGCGAGTGCCTAAACTCAGGCCTAGAGCGAGTAACTGATCTTGCAAGCCCAGACTATCACGCCCTAGCAAAGACGGCAAAAGATGCAGGAAGTGCAGCTGTGATGATCGCAAATTTTTTATGTGGCACGCTTTGGTGCGCAGCGATAGGATATAAAATTTGGAGCTAG
- a CDS encoding CopD family protein: protein MAEYYLYLKYLHYLFFISWMAVLFYQPRLYVYHVENMDKPDFVKVVEVMEYKMYHYIGWVALIGSFVTGILILIAMPDLIKTGHIHVKILVVILMAIYHLDLGRYMKQLKEKRCNKSGIFFRAYNEVPTIAMLIIIWVMIVNPF, encoded by the coding sequence ATGGCAGAATATTATCTTTACTTAAAATACCTCCACTATTTGTTTTTCATCTCGTGGATGGCAGTACTGTTTTATCAGCCAAGGCTCTACGTTTATCACGTAGAAAACATGGACAAGCCAGACTTTGTAAAAGTGGTCGAAGTGATGGAGTACAAGATGTATCACTACATCGGTTGGGTCGCACTGATTGGCTCATTTGTAACTGGTATATTGATACTTATAGCGATGCCTGATCTTATAAAAACTGGTCACATCCATGTCAAAATTTTAGTTGTCATCTTAATGGCTATCTATCACCTAGACCTTGGACGCTACATGAAGCAGCTCAAAGAAAAGCGCTGTAACAAAAGTGGCATCTTCTTTAGAGCTTACAACGAAGTGCCAACTATCGCGATGCTCATCATCATCTGGGTCATGATAGTAAATCCATTTTAA
- the glmM gene encoding phosphoglucosamine mutase, producing MKLFGTDGVRGKAGEKLSAQTSMRLAMAAGIYFRKTSATNVILVGKDTRKSGYMIETAIVAGLTAVGYNVLQIGPMPTPAIAFLTENMRCDAGIMISASHNPYYDNGIKFFDSFGNKLDEKIEAEIEKIFYDDELIANAQKTMTEIGANKRIDDVIGRYIVQIKNSFPKELNLKNLRVVLDVANGAAYKVAPTVFSELGADVIVINDEPNGSNINQNCGALHPEDLASEVKRLRADIGFAFDGDADRLVVVDENGEVVHGDAILGSLAAFLHEQKALKGGAIVATVMSNAALDDYLKAHKIKLLRSNVGDKYVLEMMKENGINFGGEQSGHVIFNDYAKTGDGLVTSMQVVAMMLKKGKKASEIFGELKPYPQILLNLKITEKKPLDKIEGLKELEASLAKDGIRSLFRYSGTENLIRLLLEGKNQTLVEKRMDEVEKFFVKALNA from the coding sequence ATGAAACTATTTGGAACAGATGGTGTTCGTGGCAAGGCAGGCGAAAAGCTATCAGCTCAAACATCTATGCGTCTTGCAATGGCAGCTGGAATTTATTTCAGAAAGACCTCAGCGACAAATGTGATTTTGGTTGGAAAAGATACTAGAAAAAGCGGCTATATGATAGAAACCGCCATAGTTGCAGGGCTAACTGCGGTTGGCTACAACGTCCTTCAAATAGGTCCTATGCCAACGCCTGCGATCGCATTTTTAACAGAAAATATGCGCTGTGATGCTGGTATCATGATAAGTGCATCGCACAATCCATACTACGATAACGGCATTAAATTTTTTGATAGCTTTGGCAACAAACTAGATGAAAAAATAGAAGCCGAGATAGAGAAAATTTTCTACGACGATGAACTCATTGCAAACGCTCAAAAGACGATGACAGAGATCGGTGCAAACAAGAGGATCGATGATGTTATCGGCAGATATATCGTGCAGATCAAAAATTCATTCCCAAAAGAGCTAAATTTAAAGAATTTACGAGTAGTTTTAGACGTGGCAAACGGAGCTGCTTACAAGGTCGCACCAACTGTATTTAGCGAGCTTGGAGCCGACGTCATCGTCATAAACGACGAACCAAATGGTAGCAATATCAACCAAAACTGTGGCGCGCTTCATCCAGAGGATCTAGCAAGCGAAGTAAAAAGGCTTCGTGCCGACATCGGCTTTGCATTTGACGGCGATGCTGATAGGCTTGTAGTAGTTGACGAAAACGGCGAAGTTGTGCATGGCGATGCGATACTTGGCTCACTAGCTGCATTTTTGCACGAGCAAAAGGCGCTAAAAGGTGGAGCCATCGTGGCTACGGTGATGAGTAACGCCGCACTTGATGACTATCTAAAAGCTCACAAGATCAAGCTACTTCGCTCAAACGTAGGCGATAAATACGTGCTTGAGATGATGAAAGAAAATGGCATAAATTTTGGTGGCGAGCAAAGCGGCCACGTGATATTTAACGACTACGCTAAGACTGGCGACGGCCTTGTAACCTCGATGCAAGTCGTTGCGATGATGCTAAAAAAAGGCAAAAAGGCTAGTGAAATTTTTGGTGAGCTAAAGCCGTATCCGCAAATTTTGTTAAATTTAAAGATCACGGAGAAAAAGCCGCTTGATAAGATAGAGGGGCTAAAAGAGCTTGAGGCTAGCCTTGCAAAAGATGGCATAAGGTCGCTCTTTAGATACTCTGGCACTGAGAATTTGATCAGACTTTTGCTTGAGGGCAAAAATCAAACTTTAGTTGAAAAACGCATGGATGAAGTTGAGAAATTTTTTGTAAAAGCCTTAAATGCGTAA